From the genome of Pueribacillus theae, one region includes:
- the cas3 gene encoding CRISPR-associated helicase Cas3', which produces MSRLVSLVDCIARPDDGKQRYYLVHHLEGVRCYTHSFFQKENIEETERKLLEFAALSHDIGKAHYDWQAYINGEQKTGPNHSGCGAIFFSYLAYHWLKIRGEWDVYKSLWLQLTRDIADHHGSLKGFIENEDIEKGSFEKMDMLGIQEWIYRLFPIYEEEGVSFNAKDLNDWQCGIFEDLVDDAIYELHLDKRKLSRTPVEMMDIIQRWRTLTTVLISSDRFEIQNIPDKRVENEEWDSIVENIKSYCNQGNQHPLADVRANAQKDILEQWEKVRDCSYFVLEMPTGYGKTVTALKLASEIGKTKKLSKIIYVAPYISILEQNAEAIFEAIKKVPIQHHSMAILNEKTLEENSQTDKHSDLYVQAWANDIVCTSFVQWMKAIFPRRAQETLRRVYLKDAIVIIDEPQIINASVWNLFLVGLQSIAGLCNLTIIFCSATMPPFYEKLKEIPKQLSIGAKEENNRYQIKIVGEQTCFSCAERLSSLTEPSGAAILNTIQDAIDVYEKLPYEENVENYLIHGLMIPMHKSIQLNKINTSISNQRERRTNNRIRVVSTQIIEAGVDLSFHYMYRALPILPSLVQAAGRVNRHRELPIGKIETGIFLRDEKDTRFIYDSSLCRISDELLFQRDEWYEHEMDALVKRFYEQMFTENSYESVLQDIEAAVGGNWEKVSRHDVFKSDDYYRLPLFIPFQWENEKNWISNPFKRLLEEFKIENPKQIYNLFLDKKTRLNWSYAQNKRFNLLFNQFVLNVPVEKALKLAENEDFIQYRVPLLEDEYSYSLEKGLKIAGNEVSNSII; this is translated from the coding sequence ATGTCTCGTTTAGTTTCTTTGGTGGATTGTATAGCAAGGCCAGATGACGGAAAACAACGCTATTATTTGGTTCATCATTTAGAAGGAGTGCGCTGCTATACGCACTCTTTTTTTCAAAAGGAAAATATAGAAGAGACGGAAAGAAAACTTCTTGAATTCGCTGCTTTAAGCCACGATATCGGTAAAGCACATTATGATTGGCAAGCTTATATCAATGGGGAACAAAAAACAGGCCCGAATCATTCCGGTTGTGGAGCGATCTTTTTTTCGTATTTGGCTTATCACTGGCTAAAAATTCGTGGAGAATGGGATGTTTACAAATCGTTATGGTTACAGCTCACCAGAGATATTGCAGATCATCACGGAAGTCTAAAAGGGTTTATAGAAAATGAAGATATTGAAAAAGGTTCCTTTGAAAAAATGGATATGCTTGGGATTCAAGAGTGGATTTATCGGCTATTCCCGATATACGAGGAAGAAGGTGTATCCTTCAATGCTAAAGATTTAAATGATTGGCAATGTGGCATCTTTGAAGATTTAGTAGACGATGCGATTTATGAACTTCATTTAGATAAAAGGAAACTATCACGTACACCTGTTGAAATGATGGATATCATTCAAAGATGGCGAACATTGACAACGGTTCTAATTTCCTCAGACCGTTTTGAAATCCAAAATATTCCTGATAAGCGTGTGGAAAACGAAGAGTGGGATTCGATAGTTGAAAATATTAAAAGTTATTGTAACCAGGGAAATCAACATCCTTTAGCTGATGTTAGGGCTAATGCGCAGAAGGATATCCTAGAACAATGGGAGAAAGTGAGAGATTGTTCTTATTTTGTATTAGAAATGCCAACAGGGTACGGTAAAACGGTGACTGCTTTAAAACTAGCATCGGAAATTGGCAAGACAAAAAAACTTTCTAAAATCATTTATGTTGCACCTTATATATCAATATTAGAGCAAAATGCCGAAGCGATTTTTGAGGCAATCAAAAAAGTACCAATACAGCACCACTCGATGGCAATTCTAAATGAAAAAACATTAGAAGAAAATTCCCAAACAGATAAACATAGTGACTTATATGTGCAAGCGTGGGCAAATGATATTGTATGTACAAGCTTTGTTCAATGGATGAAAGCAATTTTTCCTAGACGTGCTCAAGAGACGTTGCGAAGAGTTTATTTAAAAGATGCTATCGTAATTATTGATGAACCACAAATCATAAATGCCAGTGTGTGGAATTTGTTTTTAGTCGGTTTACAATCAATCGCAGGTCTTTGCAATTTAACGATTATTTTTTGTTCAGCAACCATGCCACCTTTTTACGAAAAATTGAAAGAAATTCCGAAGCAATTATCAATTGGTGCTAAAGAAGAAAATAATCGCTATCAAATCAAGATTGTTGGTGAACAAACGTGTTTCTCTTGTGCAGAAAGGCTTTCTTCCTTAACTGAACCTAGTGGCGCCGCAATTTTAAATACGATTCAAGATGCTATTGATGTGTATGAAAAACTACCATATGAAGAAAATGTAGAAAATTATTTGATTCACGGTTTAATGATTCCTATGCATAAATCAATTCAGTTAAATAAAATAAATACAAGTATTAGCAATCAGAGAGAGAGGCGTACCAATAATCGAATTCGTGTCGTTTCAACACAAATCATTGAAGCGGGTGTTGATTTAAGTTTTCATTACATGTACCGTGCTTTGCCCATTTTACCTTCACTTGTCCAAGCAGCAGGAAGAGTCAATCGCCATCGTGAATTGCCTATCGGAAAAATCGAAACAGGAATATTTTTGAGAGATGAGAAAGACACACGATTCATTTATGATTCGTCCCTATGCCGAATATCCGATGAACTACTTTTTCAAAGGGATGAGTGGTATGAACATGAAATGGATGCACTTGTAAAAAGATTTTACGAGCAAATGTTTACCGAAAATAGTTATGAATCCGTATTACAAGATATTGAAGCAGCTGTAGGAGGTAATTGGGAAAAAGTTTCGCGACATGACGTATTTAAAAGTGACGACTATTATCGACTTCCTCTCTTTATCCCTTTTCAATGGGAAAATGAAAAAAATTGGATCTCTAATCCATTTAAACGACTATTAGAAGAATTCAAGATAGAAAATCCTAAACAGATTTATAATCTTTTTTTAGATAAAAAAACACGGTTAAATTGGTCCTATGCTCAAAATAAACGTTTTAATCTTTTGTTTAATCAATTTGTATTAAACGTCCCTGTAGAAAAAGCATTAAAATTAGCAGAAAATGAAGATTTTATTCAATACAGAGTCCCTTTATTAGAAGATGAATATAGTTATTCTTTAGAAAAAGGATTGAAAATTGCGGGCAATGAGGTAAGCAATTCAATTATTTAG
- the cas4 gene encoding CRISPR-associated protein Cas4, giving the protein MRDDVYPVTGTHIWYYFICKRELWLMMHSIAPDQEDENIDIGRFLHDYYSKRGKEEVDIGSGKIDRIKKVGNELVVQEIKKTSRFKESSYFQLLFYLEQLKQMGIKAKGELLFTEEKTKEQVELTDENREKLLEAVKDIQTYAKLPVPPSPKKIKFCNRCAYRDYCWAGED; this is encoded by the coding sequence ATGAGAGATGATGTCTATCCCGTTACCGGAACGCATATTTGGTATTACTTCATTTGCAAACGCGAGCTCTGGCTTATGATGCATAGTATTGCACCCGATCAAGAAGATGAAAACATAGATATCGGTCGATTTTTGCATGATTACTATAGTAAACGAGGGAAAGAAGAAGTGGACATTGGCAGCGGGAAAATCGATCGGATTAAGAAAGTTGGCAACGAATTAGTTGTCCAAGAAATAAAGAAAACATCTCGCTTTAAAGAAAGTAGTTATTTTCAACTTTTATTTTACCTAGAGCAACTAAAGCAAATGGGTATTAAAGCTAAGGGCGAGTTATTGTTCACAGAAGAAAAAACAAAAGAGCAAGTTGAATTAACGGATGAAAATAGAGAAAAATTACTCGAAGCTGTTAAAGATATTCAAACATATGCCAAATTGCCTGTACCACCTTCTCCGAAGAAAATAAAATTTTGCAATCGCTGTGCGTATCGTGATTATTGTTGGGCAGGTGAAGATTAA
- the cas5 gene encoding CRISPR-associated protein Cas5, which yields MKVVAFDIKSSLGHFRRPDTTATQLTYPFIPPTVAKGMVGAILGIEDFVTSDLVGIQLLSKVEMVSQQLSLLGKGGGTVFNRPTTVQLLVQPAYRIFYAGNEYVNQLEQFLKNNQSVYSTYLGSAYALTKPAYVGTWQLNEVRSFTNTLTSKTVVPVQLIEELVIEDGYSYQRASGFMKNYVGERTFEKSVDFIYEQHGRSLVFKPKLKRNSEIRLLDFEGDLLCLV from the coding sequence TTGAAAGTTGTTGCATTTGATATAAAAAGTTCATTGGGTCATTTCCGAAGACCGGACACTACGGCGACTCAGCTGACATATCCTTTTATTCCGCCGACTGTAGCGAAAGGCATGGTGGGAGCCATACTGGGGATTGAAGATTTTGTCACTAGTGATCTAGTTGGCATCCAATTATTATCAAAAGTAGAAATGGTTAGCCAACAGTTGTCACTGCTCGGTAAAGGAGGAGGAACCGTCTTCAATCGTCCGACAACGGTCCAATTACTTGTTCAACCTGCGTATCGTATTTTTTACGCAGGTAATGAATATGTCAATCAATTAGAACAATTTTTAAAAAATAATCAATCCGTTTATTCGACATATCTTGGATCTGCTTATGCGCTTACAAAGCCTGCATATGTGGGAACATGGCAATTAAATGAAGTTCGTTCTTTTACAAATACATTGACTTCAAAAACAGTTGTTCCAGTTCAGCTCATCGAAGAGCTAGTTATTGAAGATGGATATTCCTATCAACGGGCTAGCGGATTTATGAAAAATTATGTGGGCGAACGAACATTTGAAAAGTCAGTCGACTTTATTTATGAACAACATGGAAGAAGTCTTGTTTTTAAACCAAAATTAAAACGCAATTCAGAAATTCGTTTATTAGATTTTGAAGGGGATTTATTATGTCTCGTTTAG